The following proteins are co-located in the Wenzhouxiangella marina genome:
- a CDS encoding response regulator: MVDDHEVNREFLQHGLKDRLARVDAASSAAEAVERCRRSEYDLILMDLHMPGRNGLDAARSIRELDHPSAGAEILFLTADARREERQRLAEAGFDHCLSKPVGLDELLEAMACLHEDGRLPKPRRDEDGMRPALLATGDALHSPSAHGSRARQLRHRFGRELEKGLSELEQQLFAGQSARARARLHQWSGAAGFVGAMALGQACRELHRALGSRDRFSVGQAWLNFNRTARATTALLLRTAD, from the coding sequence GTGGTTGACGATCACGAGGTCAATCGCGAGTTCCTGCAGCATGGACTGAAGGACCGCCTTGCAAGGGTCGATGCCGCGAGCTCGGCCGCCGAGGCGGTCGAACGCTGCCGCCGAAGCGAGTATGACCTGATCCTGATGGATCTGCACATGCCAGGACGCAATGGCCTGGACGCTGCCCGCTCGATCCGCGAACTCGATCATCCGTCGGCAGGAGCGGAGATCCTTTTTCTGACCGCAGACGCTCGTCGGGAAGAGCGGCAACGTCTGGCCGAGGCCGGATTCGATCACTGCCTGAGCAAACCCGTTGGTCTCGACGAACTTCTCGAGGCGATGGCCTGCCTGCATGAAGACGGGCGTCTACCGAAACCGCGCCGGGACGAGGACGGCATGCGTCCGGCTCTGCTTGCCACCGGCGACGCCCTGCACTCCCCTTCCGCGCATGGATCGCGAGCCCGCCAGTTGCGGCATCGCTTCGGCCGCGAACTCGAAAAAGGTTTGAGCGAATTGGAGCAGCAGCTGTTCGCGGGGCAATCCGCTCGCGCTCGGGCACGGCTGCACCAGTGGTCGGGTGCCGCCGGCTTCGTCGGCGCGATGGCGCTCGGGCAAGCCTGTCGGGAGCTGCACCGAGCGCTGGGCAGCCGGGATCGCTTCAGCGTCGGTCAAGCCTGGCTGAACTTCAACCGAACTGCCAGGGCGACCACGGCACTCCTCCTACGGACGGCTGACTGA
- the pdxJ gene encoding pyridoxine 5'-phosphate synthase, with protein MSRLLLGVNIDHVATLRQARRGQYPSLVQAAALAEEAGADAITIHLREDRRHIQDRDVELLAELITTRMNLELAVTDEMLAKAERIRPSDVCLVPERREELTTEGGLDVRASSSRVAEACQRLSEAGCRASLFIDPDPAQLDAARDCGAPVVELHTGRYADTRGADQARELARIVEAVEHGRALGLAINAGHGLNYHNVEAIAEIAGIEELNIGHSIVSRAVMVGLPAAVREMKRLMRAARDCSVSRP; from the coding sequence ATGAGCCGATTGCTGCTCGGTGTGAATATCGATCATGTGGCCACCCTTCGCCAGGCCCGGCGCGGTCAATACCCCTCGCTGGTCCAGGCGGCGGCGCTGGCCGAGGAGGCGGGGGCGGACGCTATCACCATCCATCTTCGCGAAGACCGGCGCCACATCCAGGATCGTGACGTCGAATTGCTGGCGGAGTTGATCACGACGCGGATGAATCTGGAGCTGGCGGTCACCGATGAAATGCTCGCCAAGGCCGAGCGGATTCGGCCCAGCGACGTCTGTCTGGTTCCGGAGCGCCGGGAAGAACTCACCACCGAGGGTGGCCTGGATGTTCGTGCTTCGAGCTCGCGCGTGGCCGAGGCCTGTCAGCGTCTGTCCGAAGCGGGCTGCCGCGCCAGTCTGTTCATCGACCCGGATCCTGCCCAGCTCGACGCGGCCCGGGATTGCGGAGCGCCGGTCGTGGAGCTGCACACCGGCCGCTATGCAGACACCCGGGGTGCGGATCAGGCACGGGAGCTGGCACGGATCGTCGAGGCCGTCGAGCACGGGCGCGCGCTCGGGCTGGCGATCAACGCCGGGCATGGACTCAACTATCACAACGTCGAGGCCATCGCTGAAATCGCAGGCATCGAAGAGCTCAATATCGGCCACTCGATCGTATCGCGAGCCGTCATGGTGGGGCTGCCCGCGGCGGTCCGGGAAATGAAGCGGCTGATGCGTGCAGCGCGTGACTGCTCAGTCAGCCGTCCGTAG
- the recO gene encoding DNA repair protein RecO: MRVDDQACWVLHRKAWRESSLLVELFTRDHGRIGLVARAARGARSPWRGMVEPFCPLQAAWSRRGELGTLTALEPSSARIPLSGQALWCGLYLNELLLVLLDRDEPMPDLFEAYGRALTCLLDPDRQARALRRFECELLASLGVLPDLACNATDGAAIVPEGLYHVLPETGLVPVEREGAAVVHGQAALFLAGEIDQADAEIRREARLLTRWLIDHQLGGRSLKTRELLRGGQRRTTTGDSR, translated from the coding sequence ATGCGCGTTGATGATCAGGCCTGCTGGGTGCTGCATCGCAAGGCCTGGCGCGAGTCCAGCCTATTGGTCGAACTGTTCACCCGGGACCACGGTCGGATCGGCCTGGTCGCCCGCGCTGCTCGCGGTGCACGGTCGCCCTGGCGGGGCATGGTCGAACCCTTCTGTCCGCTGCAGGCTGCCTGGAGCCGGCGCGGCGAGCTGGGCACCCTGACGGCGCTCGAGCCTTCGAGTGCGCGAATTCCACTGAGCGGACAGGCCTTGTGGTGCGGGCTCTATCTGAATGAACTCCTGCTGGTCCTTCTCGATCGTGATGAGCCCATGCCGGACCTGTTCGAAGCCTACGGCAGGGCGCTGACCTGCCTGCTCGATCCGGACCGTCAGGCCCGGGCCCTGCGTCGCTTCGAGTGCGAGCTGCTGGCCAGTCTCGGCGTGTTGCCTGATCTGGCCTGCAACGCGACTGACGGCGCGGCGATCGTTCCGGAGGGCCTGTATCATGTGCTGCCGGAAACCGGCCTGGTGCCGGTCGAAAGGGAGGGTGCGGCTGTGGTTCACGGACAAGCCGCGCTTTTCCTGGCCGGTGAGATCGATCAGGCCGATGCCGAGATCCGGCGGGAGGCGCGTCTTCTCACGCGCTGGCTGATCGACCACCAGCTCGGTGGGCGCTCACTCAAGACCCGCGAACTGCTGCGCGGCGGCCAGCGCCGTACGACAACTGGAGACTCAAGATGA
- the era gene encoding GTPase Era, translating into MSRRFGHAALIGRPNVGKSTLLNRIVDAPLAIVTHKPQTTRHRIMGIHSEARGQIVFVDTPGLHRRRDHALNRRLNRIAADTSRGVDVLVLVIDATRQTDEDDLALAQVAQHEGQSILVINKIDLLKDRAELLKLTERWVAGADFKAVVYVSALRNDGVEDLLSEVFKALPEGEPAYPEDQFTDRSERFLAAEMVREQLMLQLHQEIPYGLSVIVERFERTGTRIEIDALIVVSEDRHKGMVIGRQGQVLKRVGSRARAAIGELLGERVHLNLHVRTRKGWIDDEGQLDELGYSR; encoded by the coding sequence GTGAGTCGCAGGTTCGGGCATGCGGCCCTGATCGGACGGCCGAACGTCGGCAAATCGACCTTGCTCAACCGCATCGTCGATGCGCCCCTGGCCATCGTGACCCATAAACCCCAGACCACGCGGCATCGCATCATGGGGATCCACAGCGAGGCGCGCGGTCAGATCGTATTCGTGGACACCCCTGGCTTGCATCGTCGACGAGACCACGCACTCAATCGGCGCCTCAACCGGATTGCCGCCGATACCAGTCGCGGCGTGGACGTGCTGGTGCTGGTGATCGATGCGACGCGCCAGACCGACGAGGATGACCTGGCCCTGGCCCAGGTCGCCCAGCACGAGGGCCAGTCCATTCTGGTGATCAACAAGATCGATCTGCTCAAGGATCGTGCCGAGTTGCTGAAGCTGACCGAGCGCTGGGTCGCGGGGGCGGACTTCAAAGCCGTCGTCTACGTCTCGGCGCTCAGGAACGATGGTGTGGAAGACCTGCTCAGCGAGGTCTTCAAGGCGCTCCCGGAAGGCGAGCCGGCCTATCCCGAAGATCAGTTCACCGACCGCTCGGAACGCTTCCTGGCGGCCGAAATGGTCCGGGAGCAGCTCATGCTGCAGCTGCACCAGGAAATCCCCTATGGCCTGAGCGTGATCGTCGAGCGCTTCGAGCGCACCGGGACCCGGATCGAGATCGATGCCCTGATCGTGGTCTCGGAGGATCGCCACAAGGGGATGGTCATCGGCCGGCAGGGTCAGGTGCTGAAGCGAGTGGGATCCCGGGCCCGTGCGGCGATCGGCGAACTGCTTGGCGAGCGAGTGCACCTGAACCTGCACGTGCGTACCCGCAAGGGCTGGATCGACGATGAGGGGCAGCTCGACGAGCTCGGTTATTCGCGCTGA
- the rnc gene encoding ribonuclease III: protein MPRPSRLPGIDHEFSDPDLLTRALTHRSHGPGHYERLEFLGDSLLNLVAAELLFERRPHAAEGDLSRLRSRLVRDRTLAEIAQDLDLGTHLRLGQGEMKSGGYLRESILADVVEALIGAVFLDGGFEEARRVVRSLLEKRERELPEADRLKDPKTRLQELLQGQGHDLPEYEVLKESGADHAKRFEVECRVGELAPPVRAEAGSRRKAEQAAARIMHQNLLERFGMVRAHSDTGRQEGGSS, encoded by the coding sequence GTGCCCCGGCCGAGTCGTCTGCCGGGAATCGATCATGAGTTTTCCGACCCGGACCTGCTGACCCGGGCCCTGACTCACCGGAGTCACGGCCCCGGTCACTACGAACGGCTGGAATTCCTTGGTGACAGCCTGCTGAATCTGGTCGCGGCCGAGCTGCTCTTCGAACGACGGCCGCACGCCGCCGAAGGTGACCTCAGCCGACTGCGGTCGCGTCTGGTCCGGGACCGGACCCTGGCAGAGATCGCTCAGGACCTCGACCTCGGCACGCATCTGCGCCTGGGGCAGGGCGAGATGAAGAGCGGCGGCTATCTGCGGGAGTCAATTCTGGCGGACGTCGTCGAGGCCCTGATCGGAGCGGTGTTTCTCGATGGTGGTTTCGAAGAGGCTCGCCGAGTCGTTCGATCCCTGCTTGAAAAGCGCGAACGTGAACTTCCCGAGGCCGACCGCCTGAAGGACCCCAAGACTCGACTGCAGGAGTTGTTGCAGGGCCAGGGACATGACTTGCCGGAGTATGAAGTGTTGAAGGAATCCGGGGCCGACCACGCCAAGCGATTCGAAGTCGAATGCCGAGTCGGTGAATTGGCACCGCCCGTCCGGGCCGAGGCCGGCAGTCGGCGGAAGGCCGAGCAGGCAGCGGCCCGCATCATGCACCAGAATCTGCTGGAACGTTTCGGCATGGTGAGGGCGCATTCCGATACCGGTCGGCAAGAGGGAGGGTCATCGTGA
- a CDS encoding DUF4845 domain-containing protein, with protein MTMSTHHPAVQARAQQGMSLIGFIFLLVFVLFAVYIGIKLVPIYLNHMSVVSEIKAVADEPGAANQPPNSIRRDLITRLQVSYVEHVTAQHVTIERGPPPALVVEYEVETHLIGNIDAIVKFRSVHPLRN; from the coding sequence ATGACCATGTCCACCCATCATCCAGCCGTTCAGGCCCGTGCCCAGCAAGGCATGAGTCTGATCGGATTCATCTTTCTTCTGGTCTTCGTGCTGTTCGCCGTCTACATCGGGATCAAGCTGGTGCCGATCTACCTGAACCACATGTCCGTGGTCAGCGAAATCAAGGCCGTCGCCGACGAGCCCGGTGCGGCCAACCAGCCCCCCAATTCGATACGGCGTGACCTGATCACTCGGCTTCAAGTGAGCTATGTCGAACACGTGACCGCGCAGCACGTGACGATCGAGCGCGGGCCGCCCCCGGCCCTGGTGGTCGAATACGAGGTCGAGACGCATCTGATCGGTAACATCGATGCCATCGTGAAATTCCGTAGTGTCCACCCTCTGAGAAACTAG
- the lepB gene encoding signal peptidase I has product MYIDYALILTLLTLATGVLWALDRFFFRRRRGKNQSATGAGKPVEVVGSFFPILLVVLIFRSFLFEPFKIPSASMVPSLLIGDFIVVNKFAYGLRLPVLNTEFLSTGEPERGDVVVFRYPVDGRTNFIKRVIGLPGDTITYRNKMLFINGEPMLQEQDGVWIGEGINRNRPGERPLRRIEQLGEVSHPILVNPQTVQRGQQSWTVPEGHYFVMGDNRDASSDSRAWGFVPEDHLVGKATRIWMHWDCSRGCVVFDRIGDKIE; this is encoded by the coding sequence ATGTACATCGACTACGCCCTGATTCTGACCCTTCTGACGCTGGCGACCGGAGTGCTCTGGGCGCTCGACAGGTTCTTCTTCCGCCGCCGGCGGGGGAAGAACCAGTCGGCCACGGGTGCAGGCAAGCCGGTCGAAGTGGTGGGTTCGTTCTTTCCGATCCTGCTGGTGGTGCTGATCTTTCGCTCCTTCTTGTTCGAGCCGTTCAAGATTCCCTCGGCCTCGATGGTGCCGTCCTTGCTGATCGGTGACTTCATCGTGGTCAACAAGTTCGCCTACGGCCTTCGCCTTCCGGTGCTGAACACCGAGTTCCTGAGCACGGGTGAACCGGAACGCGGTGATGTGGTGGTGTTTCGTTATCCGGTCGACGGCCGTACCAATTTCATCAAGCGAGTCATCGGTCTGCCCGGCGACACCATTACCTATCGAAACAAGATGCTGTTCATCAACGGCGAGCCCATGCTGCAGGAGCAGGACGGGGTCTGGATCGGTGAGGGGATCAACCGCAACCGTCCCGGGGAACGGCCCCTGCGGCGTATCGAGCAGCTTGGCGAGGTGAGTCATCCGATCCTGGTCAATCCGCAGACCGTGCAGCGCGGCCAGCAGAGCTGGACCGTGCCGGAAGGCCACTACTTCGTGATGGGTGACAACCGGGATGCCTCGTCAGACTCGCGCGCCTGGGGCTTCGTGCCCGAGGATCACCTGGTCGGCAAGGCCACCCGGATCTGGATGCACTGGGATTGCAGCCGTGGATGCGTGGTGTTCGACCGGATCGGTGATAAGATCGAGTAA
- the lepA gene encoding translation elongation factor 4: protein MTDTRRIRNFSIIAHVDHGKSTLADRFIQVCGGLSDREMAAQVLDSMDIERERGITIKAQSVTLNYTAEDGETYQLNFIDTPGHVDFSYEVSRSLAACEGALLVVDAAQGVEAQSVANCYTAVEQGLEVIPVINKIDLPAADPERVKHQIEDIIGIDASDALEVSAKTGLGIREVLEALVKRIPPPEDRGDGPLQALIVDSWFDNYLGVNSLVRIKQGRLNKGDKIRIMSTGEEHQADQIGVFTPKRTATQTLGCGQVGFVAAGIKEVHGAPVGDTITHSRAPAEAPLPGFKPLKPRVFAGIFPVDSSDYPDLREALDKLQLNDSALQFEPETSVALGFGFRCGFLGMLHMEIVQERLEREYDLDLITTAPTVVYELAMTDGEILQLDNPAGMPPINKISEIREPIILANILVPQDYVGAVIGLCEEKRGAQKDMRFLGGQVQLSYELPMSEVVMDFFDKLKSCSRGFASFEYDFVRYQAGPFVRLDLMINGERVDALSVIVHREFADRRGRELAERMRELIPRQMFDIAIQAAIGSHIIARSTVKAYRKNVTAKCYGGDITRKRKLLEKQKAGKRRMKQVGRVEIPQEAFLAVLRTDNDK from the coding sequence ATGACCGACACACGCCGTATCCGTAACTTTTCGATCATCGCGCACGTGGATCACGGCAAGTCCACGCTGGCCGATCGTTTCATCCAGGTCTGTGGTGGCCTGAGCGATCGCGAAATGGCTGCCCAAGTGCTTGATTCGATGGATATCGAGCGCGAGCGCGGGATCACCATCAAGGCTCAGAGCGTGACCTTGAACTACACGGCTGAGGATGGCGAGACCTACCAGCTCAATTTCATCGACACGCCCGGGCACGTCGACTTCTCCTACGAGGTGTCGCGGTCGCTGGCGGCCTGTGAAGGCGCCTTGCTGGTGGTCGATGCGGCGCAGGGGGTCGAGGCGCAGAGCGTGGCCAATTGCTACACCGCCGTGGAACAGGGTCTGGAAGTGATTCCGGTGATCAACAAGATCGATCTGCCGGCGGCCGATCCGGAGCGGGTCAAGCATCAGATCGAGGACATCATCGGCATCGATGCCAGCGACGCCCTCGAGGTCAGCGCCAAGACCGGCCTGGGGATCCGCGAAGTGCTCGAGGCGCTGGTCAAGCGCATTCCGCCGCCCGAGGATCGGGGCGACGGGCCATTGCAGGCGCTGATCGTCGATTCCTGGTTCGACAATTATCTCGGCGTGAACTCCCTGGTCCGTATCAAGCAGGGGCGCCTGAACAAGGGCGACAAGATCCGGATCATGTCCACGGGTGAAGAGCATCAGGCCGATCAGATCGGCGTCTTCACGCCCAAGCGGACCGCCACGCAGACCCTGGGCTGCGGCCAGGTCGGATTCGTCGCGGCTGGCATCAAGGAAGTCCACGGAGCGCCGGTCGGCGACACGATCACTCATTCCCGCGCGCCGGCCGAGGCGCCGCTGCCCGGCTTCAAGCCGCTCAAGCCGCGCGTGTTCGCCGGCATCTTCCCGGTCGATTCCAGCGACTATCCGGATCTGCGCGAGGCGCTGGACAAGCTCCAGCTGAACGACTCCGCCCTGCAGTTCGAGCCGGAAACCTCGGTGGCCCTGGGCTTCGGTTTCCGCTGCGGCTTCCTTGGCATGCTGCACATGGAGATCGTTCAGGAGCGTCTCGAGCGAGAGTATGATCTCGATCTGATCACGACGGCACCGACCGTGGTCTACGAGCTGGCGATGACCGATGGCGAGATCCTCCAGCTCGACAATCCCGCCGGCATGCCGCCGATCAACAAGATCTCCGAGATCCGCGAGCCGATCATCCTGGCCAATATCCTCGTTCCCCAGGACTACGTCGGTGCGGTCATCGGCTTGTGTGAAGAGAAGCGTGGGGCCCAGAAGGACATGCGTTTTCTCGGCGGACAGGTGCAGCTGAGCTACGAGCTGCCGATGTCCGAAGTGGTGATGGATTTCTTCGACAAACTCAAGTCCTGCAGTCGGGGCTTCGCGTCCTTCGAATACGATTTCGTTCGCTATCAGGCCGGTCCCTTCGTTCGGCTCGATCTGATGATCAACGGGGAGCGGGTCGATGCCCTGAGTGTGATCGTTCACCGTGAATTCGCCGATCGTCGGGGTCGCGAGCTTGCCGAACGCATGCGCGAGCTGATCCCGCGTCAGATGTTCGATATCGCCATTCAGGCGGCCATCGGCTCGCACATCATCGCTCGCTCGACAGTCAAGGCGTATCGCAAGAACGTCACGGCCAAGTGCTACGGCGGCGACATCACGCGAAAGCGCAAGCTGCTGGAAAAGCAGAAAGCAGGCAAGCGTCGCATGAAGCAGGTCGGCCGGGTGGAAATTCCCCAGGAGGCCTTCCTGGCCGTGCTGAGAACAGACAACGATAAATAA
- a CDS encoding DegQ family serine endoprotease — MVRCMIAFCLATLVAAPGAQAVTPVDFTDLVAESIPAVVNVETVRFGSRPSEQPEDTQQRGQMPDGLPDLFEEFFRGPRGGAQPDRRGGGSGFIMSSDGLVVTNHHVIDGADEIRVRLADRREYLAELVGSDAETDIAVLRIDAEEELPTLEFGDSSTLRAGEWVIAIGSPFQYEQSVTAGIVSAKGRSQFNQQYVPFIQSDVAINRGNSGGPLIRTDGTVVGINSWILSSNGGNIGLSFSIPIEVASSSIEQLLEFGRVSRGFLGVTFEGISRQKADALGLERPAGALVNRIEPDSPADRAGLQVGDVILRFNGQTVDIHTDLPPLVGMVRPGTEVEVDIFRWGEEMTLEVVLDERNEDQVAATGGRPELAEPTNALGLSVEALDDETRRRIGNPEGGVLIARVESDNAYRAGIRPGQAILMINNQPVNSLSDFQDIIEDLPSGRSVALLLQLPNGNTTFVAYLPEQDD; from the coding sequence ATGGTGCGATGCATGATTGCCTTCTGCCTGGCCACCCTGGTCGCCGCACCCGGCGCTCAGGCCGTGACGCCGGTGGACTTTACCGATCTGGTGGCCGAGTCCATCCCGGCCGTGGTCAATGTCGAGACGGTTCGCTTCGGGTCTCGACCCTCGGAACAGCCGGAGGACACGCAGCAGCGTGGTCAGATGCCGGACGGCTTGCCCGATCTGTTCGAAGAGTTCTTCCGGGGTCCGCGCGGCGGGGCTCAGCCGGACCGCCGGGGTGGTGGTTCGGGCTTCATCATGTCCTCGGACGGCCTGGTGGTCACCAATCATCACGTGATCGATGGCGCCGACGAAATCCGGGTCCGTCTGGCGGATCGTCGGGAGTACCTGGCCGAACTGGTGGGTTCCGATGCCGAAACCGACATCGCGGTGCTGCGGATCGATGCCGAAGAGGAGCTCCCCACCCTCGAGTTCGGTGATTCGTCGACCCTGCGGGCCGGAGAGTGGGTCATCGCGATCGGTTCCCCGTTCCAGTACGAGCAGTCGGTCACTGCCGGCATCGTCAGCGCCAAGGGGCGCTCCCAGTTCAATCAGCAGTACGTGCCTTTCATCCAGTCGGACGTCGCGATCAACCGTGGTAACTCCGGTGGGCCGCTGATCCGCACCGACGGTACCGTGGTCGGCATCAATTCCTGGATCCTGAGCTCCAACGGCGGCAACATCGGCCTGAGCTTCTCGATCCCGATCGAAGTGGCCTCGTCGTCGATCGAACAGCTGCTCGAGTTCGGGCGCGTATCGCGCGGCTTCCTTGGCGTGACCTTCGAAGGCATCTCTCGACAGAAGGCCGATGCGCTCGGCCTCGAGCGACCGGCCGGCGCCCTGGTCAATCGGATCGAGCCGGACAGCCCGGCCGATCGGGCCGGCCTCCAGGTCGGTGACGTGATCCTGCGCTTCAATGGTCAGACCGTCGATATCCACACGGACCTGCCGCCCCTGGTGGGCATGGTGCGACCGGGCACCGAAGTGGAGGTCGATATCTTCCGCTGGGGTGAAGAGATGACCCTGGAGGTGGTGCTCGACGAGCGCAACGAAGACCAGGTGGCCGCGACGGGCGGACGCCCCGAGCTGGCCGAGCCCACCAATGCCCTGGGCCTGTCCGTCGAAGCGCTGGACGATGAGACGCGGCGCCGGATCGGCAATCCCGAGGGCGGCGTGTTGATTGCTCGCGTCGAGAGCGACAATGCCTATCGAGCAGGAATCCGGCCAGGCCAGGCCATTCTGATGATCAACAATCAGCCGGTGAACAGTCTGTCCGACTTCCAGGACATCATCGAGGATCTGCCCTCCGGACGCAGCGTCGCATTGCTGTTGCAGCTGCCCAATGGCAACACCACTTTCGTGGCCTACCTGCCCGAGCAGGACGACTGA
- a CDS encoding SoxR reducing system RseC family protein — MSRFWQPATVIAIRPGRIRLRFDALSQCERCLRGEGCGAGVFSRLFARQSSELELPDTGSWAVGQRLRVGVEAGAVLRGSLALYGLPLAGFLIGAMLGQSIDGNGLSADLATLGGGLMLALVFALAARRLQRRQWNPLLEPLSASSSCGES, encoded by the coding sequence ATGAGCCGCTTCTGGCAGCCTGCCACCGTGATCGCGATACGGCCCGGCAGAATTCGCCTGCGTTTCGATGCCTTGAGTCAGTGTGAGCGTTGCCTGCGGGGCGAAGGCTGCGGTGCTGGGGTGTTCTCCCGCCTGTTCGCCAGGCAATCTTCCGAGCTCGAGCTGCCCGATACGGGATCCTGGGCGGTCGGCCAGCGCCTGCGGGTCGGGGTCGAGGCCGGTGCCGTGCTGCGGGGTTCCCTTGCCCTGTACGGTCTGCCGCTGGCCGGATTCCTGATCGGTGCGATGCTCGGGCAGTCCATTGACGGCAATGGCTTGTCCGCCGACCTGGCCACCCTTGGGGGAGGGCTGATGCTGGCCCTCGTGTTCGCCCTCGCGGCGCGCCGCCTCCAGCGACGGCAATGGAACCCCCTGCTCGAGCCATTGTCTGCTAGTTCAAGTTGTGGTGAGTCTTGA
- a CDS encoding MucB/RseB C-terminal domain-containing protein → MTAVRLSFRSVLILLLLAVLRPASAEDDGSIDHWLDRMARAVETLDYRGTLVHWRGDRVDTLKIIHRADADGVRERLYSLSGPPREILRQGDQVRCLLAGDQPLVVQSQLTARLMPNLPLSRLGTLEQAYDMRLGERERVAGLQTRIIEIRPNDRYRYGHRFWLEEQTGMLLRSALLSASGQPIQQLAFVDIELGARISDAELEPEIEPEVVMETRMVMNLPAVDSSELGEAAWMPRRVPSHFRLARKARGQSADGEPFEHLLFSDGLASFSVYVEEGMQGYTGSRLESIGSVHIFTGLTDGRQITVVGEVPVATLEYVGRSIRRTPGAPRRR, encoded by the coding sequence ATGACCGCAGTCCGCCTGTCGTTCCGCAGCGTGCTGATCCTGCTGCTGCTCGCGGTTCTTCGGCCTGCGTCCGCGGAGGACGACGGCTCGATCGATCACTGGCTGGACAGGATGGCCAGAGCGGTCGAGACCCTCGACTATCGCGGCACCCTGGTGCACTGGCGGGGAGACCGGGTCGACACCCTCAAGATCATTCACCGCGCAGATGCCGACGGCGTTCGTGAACGGCTCTATTCACTGAGCGGTCCGCCACGGGAGATTCTCCGGCAGGGAGATCAGGTGCGTTGTCTGCTGGCCGGAGATCAACCTCTCGTGGTGCAGAGCCAGCTGACGGCACGCCTGATGCCCAACCTGCCGCTCAGCCGCCTGGGTACGCTGGAACAGGCCTACGACATGCGACTCGGAGAGCGGGAGCGAGTCGCCGGTCTTCAGACCCGGATCATCGAGATCCGCCCGAATGACCGCTATCGCTACGGTCACCGCTTCTGGCTCGAAGAACAGACCGGCATGCTGCTGCGCTCCGCCCTGCTGAGTGCTTCCGGGCAGCCGATTCAGCAGCTGGCCTTCGTCGATATCGAACTGGGGGCCAGAATCAGCGATGCGGAGCTGGAGCCCGAGATCGAGCCCGAAGTGGTCATGGAAACGCGCATGGTCATGAATCTGCCGGCGGTCGACAGCAGCGAACTGGGCGAAGCCGCCTGGATGCCGCGGCGCGTCCCCAGTCATTTCCGATTGGCCCGCAAGGCGCGTGGCCAGTCGGCCGATGGCGAGCCCTTCGAACATCTGCTGTTCAGCGATGGCCTGGCCAGTTTCTCGGTCTACGTCGAGGAAGGCATGCAGGGCTACACCGGCTCGCGATTGGAGTCGATCGGCTCGGTGCATATCTTCACCGGCCTGACCGACGGTCGCCAGATCACCGTGGTCGGCGAAGTGCCGGTCGCGACCCTTGAATACGTCGGGCGCTCGATCCGGCGCACCCCCGGCGCACCGCGTCGCCGCTGA
- a CDS encoding sigma-E factor negative regulatory protein, with product MSDSTEHLSSLMDGELDAQGREFVLRRLSSDAGMSATWRRYHLVRACMHQEFTVTTCIVDRVSAAVAEESAPGSAGFPRWFKPLAGGAIAASAALFAIVAINSSLLQRNQSVLGDDQPGFVAQPTVLDQPFSQQPVPVSFSEISPAERQRINSYLLRHNQAVGGSGFVSYLPIVTGQTGERIDMEPLASGEATPLNQDVAEQDR from the coding sequence ATGAGCGACTCCACCGAACACCTTTCCTCCCTGATGGACGGCGAACTGGATGCCCAGGGCCGTGAATTCGTCCTGCGGCGCCTGTCCAGCGATGCCGGCATGAGTGCGACCTGGCGTCGCTACCATCTGGTGCGTGCCTGCATGCACCAGGAGTTCACCGTCACGACCTGTATCGTGGATCGCGTCTCCGCGGCCGTGGCCGAGGAGTCCGCCCCGGGCTCGGCGGGCTTCCCACGCTGGTTCAAGCCGCTGGCGGGCGGAGCGATCGCGGCCAGTGCGGCCCTGTTTGCCATCGTCGCCATCAATTCCAGCCTGTTGCAGAGAAACCAGAGCGTTCTCGGCGATGATCAGCCCGGCTTCGTCGCCCAGCCTACGGTGCTCGATCAGCCCTTCTCGCAACAGCCGGTTCCGGTCAGTTTCAGTGAGATCAGTCCCGCCGAGCGGCAGCGGATCAACAGCTATCTGCTCCGCCACAATCAGGCCGTGGGCGGCAGCGGCTTCGTGTCCTACCTGCCGATCGTGACCGGTCAGACGGGTGAACGTATCGACATGGAGCCGCTGGCCAGCGGCGAGGCGACCCCCCTCAACCAGGACGTTGCCGAGCAGGATCGCTGA